Proteins co-encoded in one Halococcoides cellulosivorans genomic window:
- a CDS encoding RNA-guided endonuclease TnpB family protein — MSETVTKTLQATLATPTTGKEQRLQRLLDTYREALHDAFGNRADTMSAVNDVVTPYDLPYQAKDALKSYVPKLRSTYNAEELDDEHPARLVNRAAKFDYSEERDHGFVWQVPMPGRGTNFWIPLCINSEQESLWFDLLDGDATAGELRLQRHRTSWELHVTVEYSVDEPTESDDPTYIGFDVGESALITGCALKRDVPRKPMLVSGSRARHLRKEMSTTLRRLQSRDAAEWRVDERFVHYQSALTDIVEKASRRAVEYAESFENPVIVLEDLSYIREQLDYGKFMNRRLHAWAFARLQGRIEDKATEAGIRVEYVNAAYTSQTCHACGRLGRRDEQAEFVCPHDDCHVSEFQADINAAANIARRANPWGESVPWEPERDDSPQDGSARDSATVHRETSPKPGQMTLSAYSD, encoded by the coding sequence GTGTCCGAGACGGTGACGAAGACGCTACAGGCCACGCTCGCCACGCCCACCACGGGCAAAGAGCAACGCCTTCAGCGGCTCTTGGACACCTACCGTGAAGCACTCCACGACGCTTTCGGCAACAGGGCAGACACAATGTCTGCCGTCAACGATGTCGTGACGCCCTACGACCTGCCGTATCAGGCCAAAGACGCGCTCAAGTCCTACGTCCCGAAACTCCGCTCGACGTACAACGCCGAGGAGTTAGACGACGAGCATCCGGCTCGACTCGTCAACCGTGCCGCGAAATTCGACTACTCGGAGGAGCGCGACCACGGCTTCGTCTGGCAGGTTCCGATGCCCGGACGCGGGACGAACTTCTGGATTCCGCTCTGTATCAACTCGGAGCAAGAATCGCTCTGGTTCGACCTACTCGATGGGGACGCGACGGCGGGCGAGTTGCGGCTACAGCGACACCGTACATCGTGGGAGTTACACGTGACCGTCGAATACTCGGTCGACGAACCGACCGAGTCGGACGATCCGACGTACATCGGCTTCGACGTCGGCGAGAGCGCGTTGATTACGGGCTGTGCCCTCAAACGCGACGTTCCACGGAAGCCGATGCTCGTCAGTGGCAGTCGAGCGCGACACCTCCGCAAAGAGATGTCCACCACGCTTCGGCGGCTACAGTCGAGGGACGCCGCCGAGTGGCGCGTGGACGAACGATTCGTCCACTACCAGAGCGCACTGACGGATATCGTCGAGAAGGCGTCTCGGCGGGCCGTCGAATACGCCGAATCCTTCGAGAACCCCGTCATCGTGTTGGAAGACCTGTCGTACATCCGCGAGCAGTTGGACTACGGTAAGTTCATGAACCGCCGCCTTCACGCATGGGCATTCGCCCGGCTACAGGGCCGAATCGAAGACAAAGCGACCGAGGCAGGTATTCGTGTCGAGTACGTCAACGCGGCGTACACCTCGCAGACCTGCCACGCCTGCGGTCGTCTCGGTCGGCGGGATGAACAAGCGGAGTTTGTGTGTCCGCACGACGACTGCCACGTATCGGAGTTCCAAGCGGATATTAACGCGGCGGCGAACATCGCCCGTCGCGCTAACCCGTGGGGAGAGAGTGTTCCTTGGGAACCGGAACGCGATGACTCGCCACAGGATGGGAGCGCCCGTGACAGCGCCACAGTTCACCGAGAGACGAGTCCGAAACCCGGACAGATGACGCTTTCGGCGTACTCGGACTGA
- a CDS encoding zf-HC2 domain-containing protein, whose translation MIEVSSLDDEVRELLGERVDGELSDFELIQVGKAVAPTKNRSLGEF comes from the coding sequence GTGATCGAGGTCTCATCACTGGACGATGAGGTCCGGGAATTGCTTGGAGAACGCGTTGATGGAGAGCTTTCGGACTTCGAACTCATCCAGGTCGGGAAAGCGGTAGCTCCGACCAAAAACCGCAGTCTCGGGGAGTTCTGA
- a CDS encoding PDDEXK family nuclease translates to MARIWVTNGTPTMPGLLNPLAAACDSGYVPDEARILSNPGVADSVADASEMFETIIGAHGGDATVSKHSLETETDFREIIEFYQSAIEAARENGDTIAVDVTPGRKFMSAISFQAGFRFDADHVFYFYRKSGAYYGDLYAEIPRTATELIDFTEVM, encoded by the coding sequence ATGGCACGCATCTGGGTTACCAACGGGACGCCGACGATGCCTGGCCTTTTGAATCCACTCGCTGCTGCGTGTGACAGCGGGTATGTCCCGGATGAAGCACGAATTCTGTCGAATCCTGGTGTTGCCGATTCGGTCGCGGACGCGAGCGAGATGTTTGAGACAATCATCGGGGCTCACGGCGGGGATGCGACTGTTTCGAAACACAGTCTCGAAACGGAGACGGATTTCCGAGAAATCATCGAGTTCTATCAGTCAGCGATTGAGGCGGCCCGTGAGAACGGAGATACGATCGCAGTCGACGTAACCCCCGGTCGGAAGTTCATGTCAGCTATTTCGTTCCAGGCTGGCTTCCGATTCGATGCCGACCATGTCTTCTACTTCTATCGAAAAAGTGGAGCGTACTATGGCGACCTCTATGCGGAGATTCCACGAACTGCGACCGAACTCATCGATTTCACGGAGGTGATGTAA
- a CDS encoding HNH endonuclease — protein MACWTLHMSPWSDYPKHRVDLSNVLALSKTHHAAFDRGLFTIDRDYRLRVNPEFETRSELLQRTITDRDGERISIPDESLEPQYVSQHNASLEWV, from the coding sequence ATGGCCTGCTGGACGTTGCACATGTCACCGTGGAGCGACTATCCGAAACACCGGGTCGACCTCTCAAACGTACTGGCACTCAGCAAGACCCACCACGCGGCCTTCGACCGGGGGCTGTTCACCATTGATCGAGACTACCGGCTGCGGGTGAACCCCGAATTCGAGACGAGGAGTGAGCTGTTGCAACGGACGATCACCGACCGGGACGGAGAGCGTATCTCGATCCCGGATGAGAGTCTGGAACCACAGTACGTCTCGCAGCACAATGCGTCGCTCGAATGGGTGTGA
- a CDS encoding CBS domain-containing protein codes for MKDGIDLFDWEQDGRISVVYVPTSISEMPYAHQYDINNYYYLFLAAAKRLYSERPLFEAMVQDRYVCTADDLATQTIATKDPEATVSEASEWLEAEGFDVAPVSSGEDIRGYVVLEELQDAPSTDHIVDHTKPITIGEIVSADATFEEVLLALYEDPFYFLGGQNRLTGILTRADLNTSPARMHLFDRITLLEDQFRKLVLDVAPDWKEQVALNTNVVEDIEERHAEARRSNIELDEIHYAQFSTLATIVSDIEACWKASGFSSDHRASSQLDDLTDLRNAVAHSHQVVQNTEGGFGEGRTIGNVEQIYTTVEGCLESLSS; via the coding sequence GTGAAGGATGGCATTGATCTCTTCGACTGGGAACAGGACGGACGCATCTCCGTGGTCTACGTACCCACCTCCATCAGTGAAATGCCCTACGCTCATCAATACGATATTAATAATTACTATTACTTATTCCTTGCGGCGGCCAAACGATTATACTCGGAGCGACCGCTATTCGAGGCGATGGTTCAGGATCGGTACGTCTGTACAGCAGACGACCTCGCGACTCAAACAATCGCCACAAAAGACCCTGAAGCGACCGTTTCCGAGGCAAGTGAGTGGCTCGAAGCTGAAGGATTCGACGTTGCACCAGTGAGTAGCGGGGAGGACATTCGGGGATATGTCGTCCTGGAGGAGCTACAGGATGCGCCGTCCACCGACCACATTGTGGATCATACAAAGCCGATAACGATCGGTGAGATTGTCTCTGCTGACGCTACGTTCGAAGAAGTACTATTAGCGCTCTACGAGGACCCCTTCTATTTCCTCGGTGGTCAAAATCGGTTGACAGGAATTCTGACACGAGCGGATCTGAACACGTCTCCTGCGAGGATGCACCTGTTCGATCGAATCACGCTACTCGAGGATCAGTTCCGTAAACTCGTCCTCGACGTAGCGCCCGACTGGAAAGAGCAGGTCGCACTCAATACGAACGTGGTTGAAGACATCGAAGAGCGGCACGCTGAGGCTCGCCGGTCGAATATCGAACTCGACGAAATCCACTACGCCCAGTTTTCGACACTTGCAACGATCGTCAGCGACATCGAAGCGTGTTGGAAAGCCTCTGGATTTTCGAGCGATCATCGGGCGTCAAGCCAGCTTGATGACCTGACCGATCTGCGAAATGCGGTTGCACATTCCCATCAGGTCGTCCAGAACACTGAAGGTGGATTCGGAGAGGGACGAACGATTGGAAATGTTGAACAAATATATACGACTGTTGAAGGTTGTCTTGAAAGTCTCTCGTCATGA